The DNA window TCAGGAGTTGAGCAAGGCATCTCTTAGTGGCTGCGTCGTCACGGAGAACAGACGAAAAGGTGGCATCTCGTAGGGGTTCGGGAAGGCATTGTCGAAGGGCCTCACGCGCTCTAGCATTATCACTCAATCTGTAGCATCACTTGTCAGAATGGCGCTCTCTCCTCAAACATCATGTGATAATCCTAGTAGGGGAATCCCTTGGGCGAGTCTTACCGAAGGAAGCATCTCACCACGTGCTTAAGCAGGCGAGCGGTCTGGGATTCGACGAGCTGAGCAACCATATTACTCAGGACTGTGCCGACAGCGTAGAAGCGCTCGTATGTGGCACAGATGTAGTTCAGACCATTGTCGTCTAGCAGTATCTTCTGAacaatgaagatggcaacAGTCTTGCTCAGCTCAGATCCGGTCTCCATGATACGGAGGCAGAGTGGGATGATTTCCGTCGTGAGGAGGAAATTGATGACCTCGGAAGAGTCGTTCTTGACTAGGGCCCCGATGACGCCTAGGCTTGTTAGGCGGAGGTACTCAAACGGTCGTGATTTGGACGTCGTGTTGAGGAAAGGGTAGAGGAAGAGAGGTATGTGCGCTGCCAGGGGTGTCAGTAAGCGATGCTGTAACCTTATCTGCGATTTCACCAGACTGCCAGGGAGCTTTGATTGTAGCTTACCGTTGAGGAACAGGGTCCGCGTATCGTTGTGGGATGCCACACActggagaagagccagcGCATTGCATACTCTATTCGATGCAGCTGCCGTGAGTTGCGATGGGTTGAGAAGCGTGTAGACGGAGATGATTTCTTGCAAGAGGGATGTCATGACACCTGTGAGAACCGAGGTCAGCAACGCATTCAAGGGGTTGAAGCAAGAATATACAACCAAGggggcggcggaggaggggCAGAGTTAAAGAGTGAGGGTAAAAAGGGAGTCATACCAAACGAATGCCACAGTATCAGAGCCAATTCAGGCACCTGTTCCCTCTTCTTGCTGAGCTCCAGCAATGCTGCCTCTCTGGTATTTTCGCTCAAAAGGTCCGCAATGTATGCCATTGTCCGCCTATTGTCCTCCGAGATGTTGTCATGTCCACCATCTTGCCCGTGAGCAGCGGCAAGGCTGTTGTTGACGTTGGCGTGACCGCCGGGCATGCGCCCATagtgaggctgctgctgagcttgctgctgagcttgctgctgagcctgttgggcttgctgttgctgagcttgctgctgttgatgctgctgctgctgagcctgttGCTGGGCCTGttgagcctgctgctgctgggcctgctgctgctgctgggctgccgcagcagctgcctgGTGTGcgtgctgttgttggtgatggccgGCCTGCTGGTGCATCCAGGCCGAATCCGCCTGGGGATTGAACTGGTGGTGGCCGTAGACGTGCGCGGATGGCATCATCCTGGCGGTTTCGGGGGGGGTTCCGTGATGGCCCAACAGTGGATGGCAAATGATGCGGTCGAGCAAGGACAGTTGTGCAGTCTCCTCTGGCGAGGCGGGGGATGTTTCTCTACTGCTCGCGATATCCTGCTCTGGAGGTCGTCGTCACCGTCCTTATCTGAACCAAGGGAGAGACGAAAGTTGCCGAATGGCTGCGGGTAAAGGTCGGAGCTGCAAGGCTGAGGGTCCCAGGGCTATGGCGGGAGCCAGCAAAAAGCTGCAGTGTGTGGCGCTCGGCAAGTAGGTTCGGCGTAGCGTTATCGAGGGCGCTGGCACAAGGGCAGAAAGCCGCCCGATCTCGCGTTGCAAGGGGAGTCGATTTTTGTGTAGCCTGAGGTGGCTTTACGGACTGGGTGTTGCTTCGACTGAATGGCGGATGCTTCAAGGAACGAGGCAACCCCACCGCCTAGGCACGGGCTACGATTAGGTAAGCCATCTCTGGTACCTGAGGCGAGGCGCATGTCAAGATTGAGGCTCTGCGCAGACTGGGCTGAATATTGTGCAAGTTCGACTCGTGATGCAGCGTATCGATACTGCCTTACTTTCTTCTCTAAATACCCTGACTGCGCCTTCCAGACActcttactttttttttgttttttgcaTTCATCTCCTTGTTGTATACTGCTGTATATTGATTGCTATGCGTGAATACAGAATAATCCTGGTACAAACATTGAATCAAGCTACATACTAGCATTGGCATCGTGGGGCTGCTTTTCTAAAGGCTGGGGTTACATGAGGTGTACCGACAAAATGCTGCATGCAAATGCCTCTTCCACAGCATGTGGCTCTAACTGGTGGATCTGGTAGATGATTGCCACTCCAATTGCATGCATCTGCTCATCATCGAGCCAATCGCCTTTGAACCGGCTCGGTGTGGCGATATGAGTTATGATAAGATAAAGGTAGCAGGCAACTGAGATTGTGAGGGCACATGGGAATATATACTACTCAGCTTGTTTCTGGATGAGCAAATAATTGAATTTGGTTTATATTCGCTTGCTCTTTCTTGCAAGTGTGCTTCAAAAAGTAAATTTTCACACGTAACGAAACCACTAAAAATAACATTCCTCATCTTTTAACATAGCGCGGCATGCTTGAAAAGTCAAAAACAGGAAGAGATACCGAGGGTAGATAATGCAGGGAAAAGGATTGGAATGATCAAATAAGTTACGCCCACGCCATGCCGAAATGTCAGAGATAAATATATTGGATCAACGCACGCAATGGATGCCAAGAGAACGCTTCAAGTCTCATCAAACATGACTGACACAACCTCGTCGAGTATTGTAAATACCAAGTGAGAGCTGCACATATATCAGTTAGCATCATAGTCCTACAAGTACggaaacagaaacaaaaaaggggggtCCTACTTGAGCCTAGAGTTATTAAACGTTGCAAAGAGGCGTCGGCTTGCCGCCTGAGCATTGACCCGTCCTACAACATTTCCCGCTAGGTCCGGTACCAGGGTCGCCAGCATCAGGCTGGCTTCTGTTcgtgtcttcttcttttctgccgTGGTGCGTGGTTTTCGATCCCGAGGCTGCTCTCCCTCTGGCCATAGTGCGCTTCGCAGCATGCCCATATATCGTAGGAGCGATTCCTCCTGTACTGCCATTTTGATGTTTTCACGTACCCTCTTTTCGATTGTCCCGCCAAGTAATTGCTGTAATACCACCACAACTGCTCTCCCTCGCAGCCAGTTGTTCCCTTTGTTGAGCTCAAAGACTTCGAGAAATATATCGCAAATAGGCTTGATGaacggctccagctccttgttCTCAAACGCATCtagctctgcctctgcctctgcagcaGGGAAATTTTCTTCACTAACGTTGAGCGGCATCGTATTGAGCTGGTTCGTTGCCGCCGAAATGATGTTCTGCCCCGCAACCGACAGCTGAGGTAGTACTGGGATATTGCCCAGGATGTCTTCCATGCCATCAGTGACCGAATCATACAAGCGAGTCATCATatccttcttgttctctcgGTCCATCGCGTCCTCGCCAGACGTTATAGCACTTTGCGATAGAAAAGCTCGTAGTTCGCGACTGCGACACACCTCAGGTAGAAGTAGGAGCTCACGTAGGTATTTCTCCAAGGCTGTCCGCCTTTTACGAAGAAAATCGCTCTGGAACTTCATCACGACGCGGCGTCTGGGAAAATCCAAGTGTCGTACTGAAGGATACCTTGACCGCAGCTTCTGGTGTAGCTCGTGGAATTCACTATATCTTCTCATCATGGCCCAGGACGACGCCGGCATCTGCTCGCCTGCATCCCGATGAACCTCGATGACGTACAAAGCAAATTCTCgaccatcatcttctcgcccCACTTGGATGGACTTGATCTTGATCTCAGACCGTCCGTAGAGACTATTGTCGCTTTCCTGTATCACGTACTGCTGTCGCTGGAGCTCCTTGCGCCTAATCTCTCTCTGTAGGCTTGTCCTGGATTTTTTCAGAATCCGCAGCTCTGCTGCGTTGTTGGTGAGCTCTGCCTTCTTTGTCAAAGAGTCTATAACTGCATCTTGCGCTACTAAGCGATCGATATCGTTTGTCAGCGCTGTGATGGCTTCTGCCAGCCCCAAATCTCCCGGGGCGGCTTCGTggatttcatcttcttcatccgaCTGCGCTTCCTCGTCCacatcgccgccatcatctgaCAAATATTTATGATCGTCTCCAAAAAGGTCATCGTCTACGAATACGCCGATTCGAGATGCGGCACTGACAAGCCCCAGTGACGACAGAGTGGGCTTACCAGCCTCTTTTGCCGGCAGCGGAGGCTTCCCAGCGTCAAATGAACCTCGATTAGAGTCAACATCATTAGAAAACAAGCTCGACATGTTATCTTCATTATCAAACAACGAGGCTCGCAGATCTTCAGCAGTCTGCGGTCTGTCGTCTTCCAAAATATTTGTCAAAGCCTGCTCAACAGCCTGCACAACTTGCTTGTCAGGTGTTTGCTGCCGTGACAAGTCCTGATCCAAGCTCTGTACCGAGTCCATCATTCCAATATCCaagtcatcgtcgtcaaagaGGGGGTTCGTCGTCCGGCCATCGTCGAGTGACCTCCGTGGAGAGGTCAATGGATCCGAGCCGTTACCATTAGTATTCGCAGATCGGAGATCAGAAATCGAACCAGAAAGTCGCCTAGATGGCCCGGCAGCCAATGGAGCAAATCGCGCCATGGGCTTTGTTTTAATAGACTGATATGACTGGGTCCGGCTTGACATGGAAGGACCTTGGTgggatggcggcggaggctGCACAGTGGCACGGGACATCTCTTGTGATGCAACGCACTTGTAATACAGATCCGATTTTCTGAATCCATCAAAATACCGAGAGCTCATAGTCTCCAATACCCCACTTTGAGCTTTCAAGATTGCTCTTCTGGCTTTGAAATATTGAGCAGGCGTAGCAGATATTCCCGCCTGAAGAAACTCCTTGACAGCCTTTTTGGACCCGTCCGGTACGTCGAGTTCCGGCTTGGATAGGTATGATTGATGAATCTGTAACAAGTCGAGGCGGTCCGAGTCTGTCCACATAGGCAATGTAGACGGAAGTTCATCGTCCTGGCCGTCATCCTCCAAGGGGTTTCGAAAACCATCAACAACTAACCAGAACTGAACCAAAGGCATCAAACGCTGGCGGTCCATGTATTCCATAAAATATGATAAACCTGCCGGATCTCGCAACAGCTCTACGAGGGATGCATTCTCCAGCTTCGAAGTAGAGCTGGGTGGTGCAGGGGCGGTTGGCAGAGGCGAATGACGGTTCCCTCCCGCAGCCAGGTGGTGTACCCTCTCTTCGAGAAGCCGCTTTCCCATTTCCAATCGACGCAGATAGACTGGATCCTGGTTCTCCTGCAAAGAATCACGTTTGAGCTGGCTGGCAACTTCGCTGCGGAATCGCCGTGCGTCAGACAAGTTATTGACCCTGCGGATGGCCCGAATGAACTTTTCGAACTTGCGCTCATTATCTGCCGGGGCCAGCCGCGGCGCCATGGTTAGCTTACTAGATCTTGGCGTAGGAGAGGCATGCTGATCCAGGGCGGCTCTGAGCTTGCGAACAGTGGACCTATCTTGAAGCGTTGAGCGACCAAAGTTCTCTATCAGCTGATTCCACGTATCAGGATCGCCGAGTAGCTGAACGACGGGAAACAAGACTGCGCATCCTACAATCTCTCTCACGATGATGGAAACGGCTCGACTAGACAGCATCTTTTTGGGAAGAATCTTGGTCAAAAGCCGTCCCACTAATGATCGTAAATAATCTTGTTGAACCATCTTGGTGTCGGGAAAAGACAAGGAAGCAGCTGGGTGTAGTCGGCCGTCCCTGAATTTGGACGCAATTGCAAGGTCCAGCTCTTCAGACTCCGTAACAGAGCGGTTTAGCTTTCTTCCTCGCACTGATTTCTCGGCTTCGTAAAAATCATGAAAATGAGCAGTCAACATGGGCACGAAACGGCTCGTAACGAGGTCAGCAAAGTCTTTGTTGCGGAGTGAATCAACCAGGCTTAGGAGTGCTTGTCGGATGGCCTTGTCCACCTCGTTTTCGAATGTCGGATTACTGCTGATGTGAGAATACCACGAGCGTACGAAATCGCGGAGAATCAggttgagaagctcatcgaGAGCTTGAGATGCTTGGGGGGCGCTGGCGTCAAAGGGCTCCTTGTTGTAGACCTGTCGTTTCCGCAGTGCTTCCGCCTCGGTGCGCCATCTCCGCGAGCTGAGAAATGCCACTCTCGTCGGCAGCGCCTTTCGATCGCCATCGTGAGGGTTCTGCGTGGCCAAGACCAGAGCGGCGATGAGTGAGACGACAGTGATGACGATACCGCCCACGAAGGCATAGCCAACCCAGCGCAGCGTCGAGAAGCAGCTCACGGCATAGCCCCAGGCAACGAAGTAGGCCACTCCAGCAAGCACTGCATCTCTTCGCTTCAGGGCCATAGTCGCCTGCTGGGCATCATTGTTGAAAGACACGGTGAGCGAGGGCACAGTAGCACATATAGCGTcgtagtagcagcagtagcttgCGATTGCGACGCTCCAAGCAAGCGTGGTTACAGAGCCACCGTTATCGATTAGCGGCGGCGAGCCCACCATTACGTAGCGCCGCTGCAAGCACTCCATACAACAACGGCCctctgcatgcatgcatggctGTACCTTAGCTTGCAGGCCTTGGAACTCGATCTGAGCGCATGATGCTGTACATGAGCTGACATTGATCTGATGTGCAATTCACATTTGATTTGTTGGCGAGAGAGTGGCCTGCATGATCTTTATACAATGGGGTGGAGCTCCACGCAGGTGCATAGAACCCGTGATATCATGAGTAACTGCATCTGCTCTTGCTACCTAGAAGTACGTCAGGACACTTACAATCCCGCCTTTTCCCACGTCTTAGGCCGAGAGCTTCCAAGGGGTATTCGTTCGTCTATCCGTCTTGCTTCAACGCATCCAATCACCACGGAGGATCTTCAATGCGGCGGAACAAGGCTACGAACTTCTGTCCCTTGTTTCGCTCCACTTTCTTGCCCTCCTCCGTTTCATTCAGCATAATCTTGACGCACTcatcattctcttcctcctccttgctAACCCGCTCGAACGAAGGGTGAGCGTTGAGATGTTCCACCATCCACTCGTGTAGAGCCTCGACATCAGTGATTGTGTAGACAATGCCGCCGGGGCGCAGTGCGTAAGCGTACTCAGAATTGAGAGTTACTGAGACAATTCGCGCCTTGTGCTTTTTTGTCTTGAAGTGTGGATCGGGGAAGCATATAAAGATTTTGCTCAGCTGGCTCTTCTTGAAAAAGTTGGGCAGAAACTTCATGGTATTTGCACGGATGCAAGCTGCGTTCTGGTAAAGTGCCCCGGAGCTTTGTGCCCGCAGAGCCCATATCTTTTCCTGGACAAACTGTGTTACTGTAGTGCGGATCTCTAAGCCTGTAAAGATGTCAGTAGCAGTTCTTCCAGACAAACAAACGAGAGCAAGAGGGCAAACTCACCAAGAATGAGCTTTTCTGGAAAAATAGGAGCAAGGCCGACGAGCAGGCCTCCAAAGCCACATCCTATGTCGACAATCTCAACATCCTGCTTCATCCTTGGAGGCATAGAATCCTCTTTCGGCGCTTCCTCGTCTACATAAGCAGGATAATATGATGACCAGTCCATGTGCTCGGGAGAAATCGGGCTGCAATGAGTTAGAAACGAAATCAATACGGCAGAGGTAGACTCACTACTCTAATAGGTGGTCTGAGAAAGGGTTTGCATGTGCTCTCTGGCgataaagctttttttctggGCAACAGGACAACGCCATCTTGACCTCTTTTTTCGCGAAACCTGTCTCGCCTCTCTTTCTTATTTGATTGGCTACCCATTTTTGAGAATCCAGCCTGTTTCACAACAGCTTGTGGTGAGTTGTGAGATATACCAAACTGAAGTGATGAGATGGGATCTCCAAACTGGCGGCTGGTGAAAGTTAAGTTTGGTGAaagcagaaaaggaaagcGGTGAAGCTATTCAAGGTCGGCGTTCCGTGGCAGAAAGTTACACCAGGTTTAGCGGCAGCGTCGCCCTAAATTGCTGCTAATTGAAATGGAATCTAAGCAACACGCCCTTCTCAGGTACTAGTgactagtagtagtagatggctgctgctgttacgGTGAAATCTTTTGGTACGTGTACACAGTAATTGAGCCGTCTTTCATGGATGCTCTTTTCGCAGTCCGGGCAATATGAGCGCTACAAGCCGACAAAGTAGAATGTCAGCTCACCGGCACGATAATCTGAGGTAATCGATTTCCGGAGTGGCGAGATGCAATGGCGAGATCAGTCGGAATGCTGCAGAACAGCACCAGATAAGGGCCGAGGCATAAAGTACCGAGTACAACCTTAATCTCAGCCAGCCCCTGCGCATCGCAAGAGCTGGCCTAAAAAAGCCTGACAGCTCCTGAGCGTcatcctcttttctttttgctgtctCTGCCGAACAATCGAAGCCTCTCTTTAATGTCCGCCATCGCAAAATCTTCATCTATAGCTCTGCATCATGTCTGTACTGTTTTGGGACGCCTCTGGCCCGCTGGCATACCTGTCGTTTCCTGGCTCTGCTTTTCTGGTCAATGCCATCTCCTGGATTAGTGTAAGTAACGGCCTACATCCCTCCCTTTTCCACTTGCGCCTGTATCTGACCCTCGAGAACAGCTGGTTTTAGGTCTCTTTTTCAGTTTGCCATTTGCTCTCTTTGTCGTCTACGATATCTTGTTATGGGTTTGGAGAACATATAGCAACCATTCAATCCAGCCGCAAAACGCGCAGACCCCCGCCACAGCCGGCACGACATCTACAAAGACTTCAGCAATAAGCCCCGAGCATCACGATCAGCGAGCGAGACGCAGATAAACGACCCTGGTTTTGATTGATTCAACTTTTACGATTCATCGCATATATATCAAAGCATCTATTTGTTTTCGAGCCTGGTTCTAAACGATTTGCGAAAGCACCTTGATCAGGTCTCCCGTCACACCCATTGCCGTCACGTCTCCGCCGGCTCCCGCGCCTTGGATGATCAGAGGATTGCTGCCGTATCGCTCAGTGTAGAAGCTGATGATGTTGTCGCTGCCTTTAAGGGAGGCAATTGGGTGCGAACGATCGAACTGCTCCAGTCCAACCTTGACTTGCTGCGTGGCCGCATCGATGCTGCCGACAAATCGGACAACTTTTCCAGCCTTctcggcagcagccttgatgtCTTCCATTTGCTGATCAAAAGCCGGCAGCTTTTCAAGGAATTCATCGCCGGTGGCGCAGGACTCAAGTTCCTTGGGAATAAGGCTCTGGGTAGGGAATGATGTCGGCGATTCGACGGGCACGCCTGCTAGGCGAGCCAAAATGGTCAACTTGCGCGCAACGTCAAGGCCGTTCAGATCATCTCTTGGATCTGGCTCGGTATAGCCAAgggcctttgccttcttcacctcctCGGACCACTTGCCGCCCTGACCCTCGGTCGGCGCAAAGGAGTTGAAGAGGAACGACATGGTTCCGCTGAAGACGCCCTCGATCTTGGTGACCTTGTCTCCGGTCTCGACCAGATCCTTTAGCGTGGAGATGACTGGCAGACCAGCACCTACCGAAGACTCGTGGTAGACCTTGGCTCCAGATGTTGCCGCGGCCGTGAAGATGTCCTGCCAGAGCTTGTAGGAGCCAGAAAAGGCCTTCTTATTCGGTGTCACGATGCTGAGGCCTCGGCTCAAAGCCAGAGGGTAGGCATCGGCGACATCCTGGGAACTGGTGTTGTCGACCAAGACCACTTTGGCTGGAGCGGCAGCCAGATAGTCAATCACTTGCGTCAacggaggaggagcttggGTAGATGAAGCGAGGCTTTCGGAAACACCGTCCAGGCTGACGGGAGAGTAGTCGACATTATAGAGAGCTTTTCGGCTAGTCGAGATGTAGCAGAGGCTCAGCTTGGGGGATGGTTTTCGAGCAGCAAGCGCTTGCAACTGCGAGAGGAAGCATTTGCCGACACCACCGGCGCCTAATTGATAATGACGAGTTAATTGGACCAACTGTAGATGGCGCTTTGGGAGAGTCATGGAGCACAACAGCACCTACCAATAATGGCGATATAGACCTGATTGACTGTGGCCATTTTGTCTTGTATGTGTACAGATAGCGCGAAAAACAGGCACAGCTCGAAATGAAGGATGACGGGTTTCGAGACCGATAGCGGGGTGGTGTGATGGTGGTGGGGTCCAGAGAGTTAGCAGCTGCGCCAAAGCTTGACAGTCTTGGCTGATGATCTGCATCTTGCTGCTTTATTTTTGTAAGGCAGAGCATATCAGTAGATGGTGGACAAAGATTTATAACCACTGTTGTGATTTATCAATGAGCTTTCTCCTTCGCGGCAGGTTTATTTAAAGAGATACCGCTTATACTCGCGTAGTAGTTACTACGTGCCATCTACCTAGCTCTTAATTCTGAAGGAACTACTAGACATACGAACAGCCGAGCGGCCCAGAGCGAATGTTGCTTCCACATCTCAGTATAAATTGAACGATGAGCAGATTTTCTACATTCCTGACCATGATATATTTGTTGCCCTCCCAAGTAAACACTAGAGACACTATTACATCTACTATGTAATAAACCAGGCCAGCTATATTGCATCAAgatattgctgctggaaAATAGATAATGGCAGCCTACCCTacagagaggggaaaaagagaggttTCTGAGATAAAGATGCCATCCAGTATgcaaaaagaataaaaagactGGAGAATAGGGGATTTGAACCCCTGACCTTTTACATACTTGCACTCAGACTGAACAAATGCAAAGCAAACGCGATACCCCTACACCAATTCCCCGAATCGTCGGAACGCGCTAAAGGCAGGTTACTCATAAGCTTTCGGAGGAGACAGCTCTCCAAAGGTAAGCCTTGGATTCTGCAGAACGTTATGATTCCCAGCCGCGATCTTTTGACGAGCctcttgaagatgaggagctcACTCCATCTGAATGCACTACTACTAATGTCCTTGGTTAATAGTGGTGAGCGCTCTGTCTTGAACGCACTCGCGCCATAAGACAAGGGACGGCTATCGGTTTTTGAAACGGTGCTATATGCTATGTTACGActgtatttttattattaattcaCTCCTGTAAACTATATTTCTAAGGCACTAAATTCCCCTCCTCccttccatcttcatctaaACTGCCATTTGCGTCGTCCTAGATGTATACTCGCGAATGGCTTACTTGCGATGCT is part of the Trichoderma atroviride chromosome 1, complete sequence genome and encodes:
- a CDS encoding uncharacterized protein (BUSCO:EOG092D37VX) → MMPSAHVYGHHQFNPQADSAWMHQQAGHHQQQHAHQAAAAAAQQQQQAQQQQAQQAQQQAQQQQHQQQQAQQQQAQQAQQQAQQQAQQQPHYGRMPGGHANVNNSLAAAHGQDGGHDNISEDNRRTMAYIADLLSENTREAALLELSKKREQVPELALILWHSFGVMTSLLQEIISVYTLLNPSQLTAAASNRVCNALALLQCVASHNDTRTLFLNAHIPLFLYPFLNTTSKSRPFEYLRLTSLGVIGALVKNDSSEVINFLLTTEIIPLCLRIMETGSELSKTVAIFIVQKILLDDNGLNYICATYERFYAVGTVLSNMVAQLVESQTARLLKHVVRCFLRLSDNARAREALRQCLPEPLRDATFSSVLRDDAATKRCLAQLLINLSDNVVDPNSAGVSAL
- a CDS encoding uncharacterized protein (TransMembrane:3 (i60-81o87-106i305-324o)), which gives rise to MVGSPPLIDNGGSVTTLAWSVAIASYCCYYDAICATVPSLTVSFNNDAQQATMALKRRDAVLAGVAYFVAWGYAVSCFSTLRWVGYAFVGGIVITVVSLIAALVLATQNPHDGDRKALPTRVAFLSSRRWRTEAEALRKRQVYNKEPFDASAPQASQALDELLNLILRDFVRSWYSHISSNPTFENEVDKAIRQALLSLVDSLRNKDFADLVTSRFVPMLTAHFHDFYEAEKSVRGRKLNRSVTESEELDLAIASKFRDGRLHPAASLSFPDTKMVQQDYLRSLVGRLLTKILPKKMLSSRAVSIIVREIVGCAVLFPVVQLLGDPDTWNQLIENFGRSTLQDRSTVRKLRAALDQHASPTPRSSKLTMAPRLAPADNERKFEKFIRAIRRVNNLSDARRFRSEVASQLKRDSLQENQDPVYLRRLEMGKRLLEERVHHLAAGGNRHSPLPTAPAPPSSTSKLENASLVELLRDPAGLSYFMEYMDRQRLMPLVQFWLVVDGFRNPLEDDGQDDELPSTLPMWTDSDRLDLLQIHQSYLSKPELDVPDGSKKAVKEFLQAGISATPAQYFKARRAILKAQSGVLETMSSRYFDGFRKSDLYYKCVASQEMSRATVQPPPPSHQGPSMSSRTQSYQSIKTKPMARFAPLAAGPSRRLSGSISDLRSANTNGNGSDPLTSPRRSLDDGRTTNPLFDDDDLDIGMMDSVQSLDQDLSRQQTPDKQVVQAVEQALTNILEDDRPQTAEDLRASLFDNEDNMSSLFSNDVDSNRGSFDAGKPPLPAKEAGKPTLSSLGLVSAASRIGVFVDDDLFGDDHKYLSDDGGDVDEEAQSDEEDEIHEAAPGDLGLAEAITALTNDIDRLVAQDAVIDSLTKKAELTNNAAELRILKKSRTSLQREIRRKELQRQQYVIQESDNSLYGRSEIKIKSIQVGREDDGREFALYVIEVHRDAGEQMPASSWAMMRRYSEFHELHQKLRSRYPSVRHLDFPRRRVVMKFQSDFLRKRRTALEKYLRELLLLPEVCRSRELRAFLSQSAITSGEDAMDRENKKDMMTRLYDSVTDGMEDILGNIPVLPQLSVAGQNIISAATNQLNTMPLNVSEENFPAAEAEAELDAFENKELEPFIKPICDIFLEVFELNKGNNWLRGRAVVVVLQQLLGGTIEKRVRENIKMAVQEESLLRYMGMLRSALWPEGEQPRDRKPRTTAEKKKTRTEASLMLATLVPDLAGNVVGRVNAQAASRRLFATFNNSRLNSHLVFTILDEVVSVMFDET
- a CDS encoding uncharacterized protein (TransMembrane:2 (i12-30o36-55i)), with the protein product MSVLFWDASGPLAYLSFPGSAFLVNAISWISLVLGLFFSLPFALFVVYDILLWVWRTYSNHSIQPQNAQTPATAGTTSTKTSAISPEHHDQRARRR